In Candidatus Cohnella colombiensis, one DNA window encodes the following:
- a CDS encoding stalk domain-containing protein — MRFRLKKLTTIALMSSLVLSLPGLAWAGSDTGWVKSPKLYEVHTLVGQSEVGHQDGALDKTTFYHPHSAIALSDGRLLVSDTKNHSLRMVTTTSSSKFTGFDLYLGQDKFNEPIGAYNDADLATAAFNKPAGLALDAQENIYVADSENHAIRRISKDGKVTTLAGNGLIGSEDGQGAVATFYNPSDVAVDSKGNVYVADTLNHVIRKITANGNVSTLTAPSTRVFEYFPGAVEDTGDFMDGPIASAKFNEPSGLALDAKGNLYVSDRGNQRIRYIDFKAGTVSTVVGGGELEEQQAYVAGDYVDGDAKSARLNAPEGIAVTADGALVIADSLNHAIRIVKDGKVSTLAGGSDVGHADGVSSAALFNHPTDVTILADGRLVIVDEYGNKIRVLKRYSKPNTAPQNHSIDVVVNGAIVKSDVAPQLKAGAVSLPVRAVATALGYKVSFDKKTGGASLTKGDIVYTIANNSKTVIKTVNGKTETLTLNAATSTVNNRLYIPVRFFAAESGLDVQWDVENSTVVIRNKVF; from the coding sequence ATGCGTTTTAGATTGAAAAAGCTAACTACAATTGCGCTTATGAGCTCTCTCGTATTATCTCTACCGGGTCTAGCATGGGCGGGATCTGATACAGGCTGGGTGAAATCACCCAAGCTGTATGAAGTACACACACTTGTCGGTCAATCTGAGGTTGGTCATCAAGATGGCGCGTTGGATAAGACAACATTTTATCATCCACATTCTGCTATAGCACTATCTGACGGTCGCTTACTCGTGTCGGATACGAAAAATCACAGCCTTCGAATGGTGACAACGACATCTTCGAGCAAATTTACAGGCTTTGATCTTTATCTTGGACAAGACAAATTTAACGAGCCCATTGGCGCATACAATGATGCTGATCTTGCAACTGCAGCATTCAATAAGCCGGCTGGTTTAGCACTTGATGCACAAGAGAATATCTATGTTGCTGACAGCGAAAATCACGCGATTCGCCGTATTTCCAAGGATGGAAAGGTGACCACACTTGCAGGTAATGGCTTGATCGGGTCCGAGGATGGCCAAGGCGCAGTTGCAACGTTCTATAATCCTTCTGATGTTGCAGTAGATTCCAAAGGTAACGTCTATGTTGCGGATACGCTAAACCATGTTATTCGTAAAATAACAGCAAACGGCAATGTATCGACATTAACAGCTCCATCGACACGCGTCTTTGAATATTTTCCGGGTGCGGTCGAAGATACGGGGGATTTCATGGATGGTCCGATTGCATCTGCTAAGTTCAATGAGCCAAGTGGCTTAGCCTTAGATGCGAAGGGCAATCTTTACGTAAGTGACCGCGGTAATCAACGCATACGTTACATTGACTTTAAGGCAGGCACTGTATCGACTGTTGTTGGTGGCGGAGAGTTAGAGGAGCAACAAGCATATGTAGCGGGTGACTATGTGGATGGGGATGCGAAATCCGCACGTTTGAACGCACCTGAAGGCATTGCAGTTACTGCGGATGGCGCATTGGTTATAGCAGATAGTTTAAATCACGCGATCCGAATCGTTAAAGATGGCAAAGTGAGCACATTAGCTGGCGGTTCTGATGTAGGGCATGCAGATGGCGTATCTAGCGCAGCATTGTTCAATCATCCGACAGATGTAACGATTCTCGCAGATGGCCGTCTAGTCATCGTAGATGAATATGGCAATAAAATTCGTGTCCTCAAGCGGTATTCAAAACCAAACACAGCACCACAAAACCATTCGATCGATGTGGTTGTGAATGGAGCAATCGTGAAGTCAGACGTTGCGCCGCAGCTTAAAGCAGGGGCAGTGTCGCTTCCGGTTCGTGCAGTAGCGACTGCGCTAGGCTATAAAGTCAGCTTTGATAAGAAAACTGGCGGTGCAAGCTTAACGAAGGGCGATATCGTGTATACGATCGCAAACAATTCGAAAACCGTGATCAAGACGGTAAATGGCAAGACGGAAACATTAACGTTGAATGCAGCGACGAGCACAGTAAACAATCGTTTGTACATTCCAGTTCGTTTCTTTGCAGCAGAGAGCGGTCTTGATGTCCAGTGGGATGTAGAGAACTCGACGGTGGTCATTCGTAACAAGGTGTTTTAA
- a CDS encoding FecR domain-containing protein codes for MRKSVIRLLALLLIALPILGVFANDAIAATSRVATISELKGTVKVKKSGGSKEFTAFAKMSLNEGDILIVGDKSSANLQFTNGTSSDDKMTVAANSMVSFSKLSTKNGTKTKVKLFNGTAWIDVKSIETKADEFTVETPTAIMGVRGTHLFVGVDPLTGLTQLFVGAGIVHTQTNNNSSNENDQRDVYPSDNALIGNFGNNDLNISIATIDLEQLLQQADANIIQAILNAAAEIIKENAQKQDAYIDGIKPTSTDEPQIRSNIDNLIGAILGQALVSGLIDNARMNALIQEVKQATGITIDRSAQLKLLEQQKKELDAQRQKLLEAKQAAEKRQQEELDKRKQQEELMKQLQQKKAEHGKKNDEQKAKQKQKAFEKYESKLSELEKARLLEDQKKRAQELAQANPSPVIIGQTSEVLLDSIDLSYYVYDEIYGHSGHVEQLASITSPMQSSHYTYSIPSNLYYVDMDLTKLATGKYANADVNVLVNGIPVVDGYDRGVGINSVVESDVWYYGLALEKNQTIVKIEVKPYGSLVTASSITIEINRPSDLPSGLGWTTTGIDWNTSQSNAVAWEESISYWSDRIEWIAKNPNALKSFVIHPSYGNSGFDQATLSFWDMESLEYEGSPEEPQVNGMTVSGLESNVLYYFNLEFKNSTNNQTYEVRLILVNMDNGDVDHYMTGEDGFEIRAIYGIENEQSISLNRSMSSQYEARIANEAIGFSYYDSYNSGLFHVVGILNLKNFEFYHYSFVFPIDVGDNYYMVYLIDAKGNSYSVPLKIVKLDKPTGVLNWSIDYKYGQQVQAPIGWTQIPPVYDSYHSFYFAQIAPRPNTQAKIKFEIDSSLYSSAFIWDYYADETVEYEISETSNTIEFNLKDRIDLGSSNLSEGFYRFTLDLLDKDGRQQKSYEFRLLVGERQPSLVISDFKDDLDNSYSVQATNAHEWSVNLEDGVSEVSFGVNMSSNSVGIYVEDDNVNVDYDDNNDKALIRLSNLAANKVYVISIDLYDRIDGRFYGTETLFIHNGNNVT; via the coding sequence ATGCGTAAAAGTGTAATCAGATTACTAGCTTTACTGTTAATCGCTTTACCCATCCTCGGCGTGTTTGCGAATGATGCGATCGCTGCCACATCACGTGTTGCCACAATTTCTGAACTGAAGGGTACCGTTAAAGTGAAGAAGTCTGGCGGCTCCAAAGAATTCACAGCATTCGCCAAGATGAGTTTGAACGAGGGAGATATATTGATCGTTGGTGATAAGAGCTCCGCAAATCTCCAGTTCACCAACGGAACTTCATCGGATGATAAGATGACGGTTGCTGCTAATTCAATGGTGTCATTTTCTAAGCTTTCTACTAAAAATGGTACAAAAACAAAAGTGAAATTATTTAATGGGACAGCGTGGATCGATGTCAAGTCGATTGAGACGAAAGCTGACGAGTTCACCGTTGAAACACCGACAGCAATTATGGGTGTGCGTGGTACCCATTTATTTGTTGGAGTCGATCCGCTTACAGGGTTAACACAGCTATTCGTTGGAGCAGGAATCGTTCATACACAGACGAATAATAATTCTTCGAACGAAAATGACCAAAGAGATGTATATCCAAGTGACAACGCGTTAATCGGTAATTTCGGCAACAATGACCTCAACATCTCGATTGCAACAATTGATCTAGAACAATTGTTACAACAAGCTGATGCGAATATTATTCAGGCCATTCTCAATGCAGCTGCAGAAATTATTAAAGAAAATGCACAGAAACAAGACGCTTATATTGATGGGATTAAGCCAACTTCGACGGATGAGCCCCAAATTAGAAGCAATATTGATAATCTCATCGGTGCGATTTTGGGACAAGCCCTTGTTAGCGGGTTAATTGATAATGCACGTATGAACGCTCTTATTCAAGAGGTTAAACAAGCGACAGGAATTACGATAGATCGGTCAGCACAATTGAAATTGCTTGAGCAACAGAAGAAGGAGCTAGATGCTCAACGTCAGAAACTCCTTGAAGCGAAGCAAGCTGCAGAGAAACGTCAGCAAGAAGAGCTCGATAAGCGTAAACAACAAGAAGAGCTTATGAAGCAGCTTCAGCAAAAAAAAGCAGAACATGGCAAGAAAAATGATGAGCAGAAAGCTAAGCAGAAGCAAAAAGCTTTTGAAAAGTACGAATCCAAATTAAGCGAGCTTGAAAAAGCACGTCTGTTGGAAGATCAAAAGAAGCGGGCGCAAGAGTTGGCACAAGCTAACCCAAGTCCAGTTATTATAGGGCAAACCTCAGAGGTTCTCCTAGATTCAATTGATCTATCCTATTATGTTTACGATGAAATTTATGGTCATTCTGGTCATGTAGAACAATTGGCTTCAATCACTTCTCCAATGCAATCAAGCCATTATACGTATTCGATTCCTTCTAATTTATATTATGTTGATATGGATCTTACGAAGCTTGCGACTGGCAAATATGCGAATGCAGATGTCAACGTACTAGTTAATGGAATACCGGTGGTAGATGGTTATGACAGAGGAGTAGGTATAAATTCAGTAGTAGAATCAGATGTCTGGTATTATGGTCTTGCGCTTGAGAAAAATCAAACTATCGTAAAAATAGAAGTGAAACCTTATGGTTCATTGGTCACAGCTAGCTCGATTACGATTGAGATTAATCGACCTTCTGACCTGCCGAGCGGGCTCGGTTGGACAACGACAGGTATTGATTGGAATACATCACAATCGAATGCTGTAGCATGGGAGGAAAGTATCTCTTATTGGTCAGATAGGATAGAGTGGATAGCGAAAAATCCCAATGCGTTGAAATCATTCGTTATCCATCCGAGCTACGGAAATTCAGGCTTTGATCAAGCGACGCTTAGCTTTTGGGACATGGAATCTTTAGAATATGAAGGATCTCCTGAAGAACCCCAAGTGAATGGGATGACAGTGTCGGGACTAGAAAGCAACGTACTCTATTATTTTAATCTGGAATTTAAAAACTCAACGAATAACCAAACCTATGAAGTCCGACTCATACTTGTGAATATGGATAATGGGGATGTTGACCATTACATGACGGGTGAGGACGGCTTCGAAATTAGAGCAATATATGGTATTGAAAACGAACAATCGATAAGTTTGAATCGGTCTATGTCCAGTCAATATGAAGCTAGAATAGCTAATGAAGCAATTGGATTCAGTTACTATGACAGTTACAACTCAGGTCTTTTCCACGTAGTGGGTATTCTGAATTTGAAAAACTTCGAATTCTATCATTATTCTTTTGTATTTCCTATTGATGTTGGCGACAATTATTACATGGTTTATTTGATAGACGCGAAAGGAAACAGCTATTCCGTTCCACTCAAGATCGTGAAGCTTGACAAACCAACTGGAGTGTTGAATTGGTCAATTGATTACAAATATGGCCAGCAAGTGCAGGCTCCGATCGGTTGGACGCAGATTCCGCCAGTGTATGATTCATATCATAGTTTCTATTTTGCGCAGATCGCTCCACGTCCGAATACTCAAGCGAAGATCAAATTTGAAATCGATAGCTCGCTATACTCAAGTGCATTTATCTGGGACTATTATGCGGATGAAACAGTCGAATATGAGATCAGTGAAACGTCAAACACGATTGAATTCAATTTGAAAGATCGAATCGATTTGGGTAGCTCGAACCTTTCAGAAGGGTTCTATCGATTTACACTTGATTTATTGGATAAAGATGGTCGGCAACAAAAATCCTATGAGTTCAGATTGCTCGTCGGCGAAAGACAGCCGTCACTTGTAATTTCGGATTTCAAGGATGATCTTGACAACAGCTATTCTGTTCAGGCAACGAATGCGCATGAATGGTCAGTGAACCTTGAGGATGGAGTGTCTGAAGTATCGTTTGGAGTCAATATGAGTTCAAACAGTGTCGGGATATATGTGGAAGATGATAATGTGAATGTAGATTATGACGACAATAATGATAAAGCATTAATTAGACTTTCGAATTTAGCTGCTAATAAGGTCTATGTTATAAGCATTGATCTCTATGATCGCATCGATGGTAGATTTTATGGGACAGAGACGCTCTTCATTCATAACGGCAATAATGTGACTTAA
- a CDS encoding quinone-dependent dihydroorotate dehydrogenase yields MYKLIKPLLFRTDPEVAHHLVVDGMGIAIRIPGAKAALSAIWGTKTYPELEVDLFGQHFQHPVGLAAGLDKNAKAAAGFARIGLSFVEVGTVTPKAQAGNDQPRLFRLPPDEALINRMGFNNEGADSMATRLAKTRGIRVPLVVNIGKNKVTPNERAADDYRACLQKLYAHGDLFVVNISSPNTPDLRALQHGDDLRLLLAAVKDEMEEQAKQHGSLPKPILVKIAPDNTDEQLHYMTEAIVESGVSGIIATNTTISRDGLTHKNAVEIGGLSGRPLTAKSTEVIRTVYSLTKGKLPIIGSGGIFTADDAYDKIRAGASLVEVYTALIYRGPGVMKEIQRGLLKRLKQDGFTRITQAIGADHR; encoded by the coding sequence ATGTACAAACTGATAAAACCATTGTTATTTCGAACGGATCCCGAAGTGGCGCATCATCTCGTCGTTGATGGTATGGGTATTGCGATTCGAATTCCAGGTGCAAAAGCTGCATTGTCTGCGATCTGGGGTACGAAGACATATCCGGAGCTTGAAGTAGACTTGTTCGGACAGCATTTCCAGCACCCAGTTGGTCTTGCAGCAGGTCTTGATAAAAATGCAAAAGCAGCAGCAGGTTTTGCACGAATTGGCTTGTCCTTCGTTGAAGTTGGGACGGTAACGCCGAAGGCACAAGCAGGGAATGATCAGCCGCGATTATTCCGTTTGCCACCTGATGAAGCTTTAATTAATCGGATGGGCTTCAATAATGAAGGCGCTGATTCTATGGCAACACGGCTTGCGAAGACAAGAGGGATACGTGTGCCACTCGTAGTAAATATCGGTAAAAATAAGGTGACACCCAATGAGCGTGCTGCAGACGATTATCGCGCATGCTTACAGAAGCTGTACGCGCATGGGGATTTATTCGTTGTAAATATTAGTTCTCCGAACACGCCTGATCTACGTGCCCTGCAGCATGGCGATGATTTGCGTTTGTTGCTCGCCGCAGTTAAGGATGAGATGGAGGAGCAAGCGAAGCAGCATGGCAGCTTGCCGAAGCCCATACTCGTTAAGATCGCACCAGATAATACGGATGAACAGCTACACTATATGACAGAAGCGATTGTAGAAAGTGGCGTTTCTGGAATTATTGCCACGAATACCACGATTTCACGTGATGGGCTGACCCATAAAAATGCGGTGGAGATCGGTGGCTTAAGCGGTCGTCCACTTACAGCTAAGTCAACTGAAGTGATTCGAACGGTTTACTCACTGACGAAAGGGAAGCTACCGATCATCGGATCTGGTGGCATTTTCACTGCTGATGATGCCTATGATAAGATTCGTGCTGGTGCAAGCTTAGTCGAGGTTTATACTGCCCTTATTTATCGTGGACCTGGTGTGATGAAAGAAATTCAGCGAGGCTTATTGAAGCGACTCAAACAGGATGGATTTACTCGGATAACACAAGCGATTGGCGCAGATCATCGATAG
- a CDS encoding L,D-transpeptidase, translating to MSREKRIEEQIQHFYENVPNVDDALPLKDYLLKHEDSRMAWYLLGKQYERSNDDAKATYCFGQAGEIYTAFEGKPAPELPKPTVKPRRKLRIGLLWFGVITGLLVAVGLVIYTLHHEGQKLANDAPNDSQSRIPASSVNTSISSQVVELTSSPRVIAAVGNTRAQAFAELGNMLQHSESTAPQLMVIGASLGKWNDWLKSGKPIAAVYTEQSAGVSAIRWYDPRWCDCMPQDASEAQQAVREWKPLQEAKAVLQSAFLHYREQTGSWPTEPVDLNDSYPMNTIAGWNDEMTAWFDEMSTTISEQIKAEPDPTTLWPLDSGSVDGLAAPAGMFGEMMEQPLEVIVDKGNHRLAVVSGTIILRNYEVGLGGNRTPKGEFVITEKVREPNGSTTSEYGSRGMTLSNGRYGIHGTNQPNSLGKDESLGCVRMSQEDLEELFDLVSLGTKVTIVEEGLPTELRVPQERFKLSNTKNETNPHKVYNWLN from the coding sequence ATGAGCAGAGAAAAGCGAATTGAGGAGCAAATTCAACATTTCTATGAGAATGTTCCAAACGTGGACGATGCTCTACCGTTGAAAGACTATTTGCTTAAGCATGAGGATAGCCGTATGGCTTGGTACTTGCTAGGCAAGCAATATGAACGTTCTAATGACGACGCTAAGGCAACCTACTGCTTTGGACAAGCGGGAGAGATTTATACCGCTTTTGAGGGGAAGCCAGCGCCTGAACTTCCTAAGCCAACAGTCAAGCCTCGGCGCAAGCTTCGGATCGGTTTACTATGGTTCGGTGTTATTACGGGATTGCTTGTCGCTGTAGGTCTAGTCATTTACACGCTACACCATGAAGGGCAGAAATTAGCAAATGATGCACCAAACGATTCGCAAAGTCGCATTCCTGCATCATCCGTAAACACTTCGATTTCTTCGCAGGTCGTTGAGCTCACTTCTTCTCCGAGAGTAATCGCAGCAGTTGGTAATACGCGCGCTCAAGCGTTTGCTGAACTCGGAAATATGCTCCAGCATAGCGAATCTACAGCACCTCAATTAATGGTCATTGGGGCATCATTGGGCAAATGGAACGATTGGCTAAAGAGTGGCAAGCCGATTGCGGCCGTCTATACGGAGCAATCAGCAGGGGTGTCAGCGATCCGATGGTATGACCCTAGATGGTGTGATTGTATGCCACAGGATGCTTCTGAAGCGCAACAGGCTGTACGCGAATGGAAGCCGCTGCAAGAAGCAAAGGCTGTGCTTCAATCTGCCTTTCTTCACTATCGTGAACAAACGGGAAGTTGGCCCACAGAGCCTGTTGATTTAAACGATAGCTATCCGATGAACACAATTGCAGGCTGGAATGATGAAATGACCGCATGGTTTGATGAAATGAGTACGACGATCAGCGAGCAAATAAAAGCTGAGCCCGACCCCACTACATTATGGCCTCTTGATTCAGGTTCAGTAGACGGATTAGCTGCACCTGCAGGGATGTTTGGCGAGATGATGGAGCAACCGCTTGAGGTGATCGTTGACAAGGGCAATCATCGTTTAGCAGTCGTAAGTGGTACGATTATTTTGCGAAACTATGAAGTTGGCTTGGGCGGAAATCGTACACCTAAAGGGGAATTTGTCATTACCGAGAAAGTCCGTGAACCGAATGGAAGTACTACGAGCGAGTATGGAAGTAGAGGTATGACATTATCGAACGGCCGATATGGGATTCATGGTACGAATCAGCCAAACAGCTTAGGCAAAGACGAATCACTAGGTTGTGTTCGAATGAGTCAAGAAGATTTAGAGGAGCTGTTTGATCTCGTTTCATTAGGAACGAAGGTTACGATTGTAGAAGAGGGTCTGCCTACAGAGCTTCGAGTTCCACAGGAACGGTTCAAGTTAAGCAACACGAAGAATGAGACAAACCCTCATAAGGTATATAATTGGTTAAATTAG